The Portunus trituberculatus isolate SZX2019 chromosome 49, ASM1759143v1, whole genome shotgun sequence genome contains a region encoding:
- the LOC123499249 gene encoding rap guanine nucleotide exchange factor 2-like isoform X16, with protein sequence MRPGQRASCNTMNLEKLMALEQDEITIRPGGRGAPPPPPGHHHQYENDHAHHPHHPHHDAYLPDLVGSAILRGARSRGSVGSSVRDGSDTSSAYSGSDTMCHSLQSSLEPDDVDLSGLTESAVDSDEEDLAESIESLAVRDAVRECLEKDPSERSEDDIKVLLEFTQRLRAFSNMTLAVRKAMCQAMVFAVVDEAGTVLMNHGEELDSWSVIINGHVEVTQPDGLVHELHLGDSFGITPTMEKLYHQGVMRSKVDDCQFVCIRQTDYYRILHQSEENIRRHEENGVLVLVTEQRPIDAGNRKGNIVIKGTSERLMQQLVEVENNVDPTFVEDFLLTHRTFIESPLVVANKLLQWFEDPSLRDRVTRVVLLWVNNHFTDFEMDPAMMNFLEQFEEGLEREKMAGQLRLLDFACATKARARTVTLTRPSRDEILHFSILGGHERGYGIFISKVEKGSKAEDVGLKRGDQILEVNGQSFDRMNHAKALEILRQTCHLSITVKSNLLAFKEMLMTPENSPRPRSRKPSDVHGLADSNNHLSLNSNFASMNISADPNQQSPKDKGKMGNNKGLSVTNKANKIRKKVLESLMQKNSPQDSQANSDDSVSSQSSISGGLYHSHSNPDLSTTGAYEDIRTEFPEHVLKVYRATDQAARFLPVHKETTAREVVMLSLQIFNISDPTGSSNYALYEVSVTEEGITKTKRLPDSMQNLAERIALNSRYYLRNITMSQTSIAEDVVNELVRESTVCFLQLNSVDLAIQLTLEDYTIFRQIELTEYIDDLFNLKSNYGIPALSRFRELVNREMFWVVNEVCSEHNLVKRSKIIKQFIKVARQCKECKNFNSMFAILSGLGHGSVSRLKQTWERLPSKYQRMYQEMQELMDPSRNMSKYRNLVQNENIQSPIIPFYPVVNKDLTFTHEGNDDKIEGLINFEKLRMISRYIRDLQNMCSAPYDLYNIQDPGGQPPSTALISLNQMGAGGHQIATVKRRKKSTAAPDKKKMYEEAQMVRRVKAYLARLNIVTDEDRLRAMSYECEGGSEGHKLVGGGSGNNNNNNNNNNNNHNHGGSNSAPPTNPPPRRRPHSPTPSTTSSTSSTSQTSDGKKQTAKFGATSPQSISKMKALAEPKTKPHHGPRSTSTHHSLSPTPSPGPPRRGSTSTNNSRSSHERSHSDTHAVPVDLSAESSSVTSLSKLHKSHTSGSMASTECQVVPGGSDSGISAHFDGHSSSSLEVEAGGVPNYECYPHSSPPAHHRRYSHQPESRSRPPFPHAVAVLPHVPAAGMGSARLRRGASGVPPDYIATQLRMKQMGRALSHDGVQYYHPTHHDGKFHTKYYHPYQ encoded by the exons ATGCGCCCTGGCCAGCGCGCGTCCTGCAACACCATGAACCTGGAGAAACTGATGGCTCTCGAGCAGGACGAGATCACCATTAGGCCGGGCGGACGCGGGGCTCCTCCGCCGCCacccggccaccaccaccagtatgaGAATGACCAcgcccaccacccccaccatccccaccacgaCGCCTACCTGCCGGACCTGGTGGGCAGCGCCATCCTACGGGGCGCACGGAGTCGAGGCAGCGTGGGGTCGTCGGTGCGCGATGGCTCCGACACCTCGAGTGCTTACTCCGGCTCGGACACCATGTGTCACTCCCTGCAGTCCTCGCTGGAGCCAGACGACGTGGACTTGTCCGGTCTCACCGAGAGTGCCGTGGACTCCGACGAGGAGGACCTGGCGGAGagcattg AGAGCCTAGCAGTGCGGGACGCAGTGAGGGAGTGCCTGGAGAAAGACCCCAGTGAGCGTTCCGAGGACGACATCAAGGTGCTGTTGGAGTTCACACAGCGCCTCAGAGCCTTCTCCAACATGACCTTGGCAGTGAGGAAAGCCATGTGTCAGGCCATG gtgttTGCAGTTGTGGACGAGGCAGGCACGGTGCTCATGAACCACGGGGAGGAGCTGGACTCATGGAGTGTCATCATCAACGGCCACGTGGAGGTGACGCAGCCAGACGGTTTGGTGCACGAGCTGCACCTGGGAGACAG CTTTGGCATCACACCCACAATGGAGAAGCTCTACCACCAGGGGGTCATGCGCTCCAAGGTGGATGACTGCCAGTTTGTGTGCATCCGCCAGACAGACTACTACCGCATCCTGCACCAGTCAGAGGAAAACATCCGTCGCCATGAAGAGAACGgagtgttggtgctggtgacagagcAAAGACCCATTGATGCCGGGAACAGGAAGGGCAACATTGTCATCAAG GGCACATCTGAAAGACTGATGCAGcagctggtggaggtggagaacaATGTGGATCCAACCTTTGTGGAGGATTTCCTTCTGACTCACCGCACCTTCATAGAATCTCCACTTGTTGTGGCTAACAAACTCCTGCAATG GTTTGAGGACCCTTCACTGCGGGACCGAGTGACAAGAGTAGTCCTGCTCTGGGTCAACAATCACTTCACAGACTTTGAAATGGACCCAGCAATGATGAACTTCTTGGAGCAGTTTGAGGAAGGgctggagagggagaagatggcGGGGCAACTACGTCTCCTGGACTTTGCCTGTGCCACCAAAGCCAGAGCCAGGACTGTAACACTCACCAGGCCTTCCAGAGATGAGATCCTCCACTTTTCTATCTTAGGGGGACACGAGAGAGGATACGGAATCTTTATTTCCAAG GTGGAGAAAGGCAGCAAGGCTGAGGACGTTGGATTGAAGCGCGGTGACCAGATCTTGGAGGTGAATGGACAGAGCTTTGATCGCATGAATCATGCCAAGGCCCTTGAGATCCTGCGCCAAACTTGCCACCTCTCCATAACTGTCAAGAGCAACTTATTAG CCTTCAAGGAGATGCTCATGACACCAGAGAACTCCCCAAGGCCTCGCTCCAGGAAGCCTTCAGATGTGCATGGCCTCGCTGATTCCAACAACCACCTCAGCCTCAACTCCAATTTTGCCTCCATGAATATCTCAGCTGACCCCAACCAGCAGTCACCCAAGGACAAGGGCAAGATGGGCAACAACAAGGGTTTGTCTGTCACCAATAAGGCAAATAAGATCAGGAAGAAGGTGCTTGAGTCCCTCATGCAAAAAAATAGTCCTCA GGACTCACAAGCCAATAGTGATGACAGCGTGTCCTCTCAGTCCAGCATAAGTGGCGGCCTCTACCACAGCCACAGCAACCCAGACCTCAGCACCACTGGCGCCTATGAGGACATCAGGACAGAATTCCCTGAGCATGTCTTAAAG GTGTACAGAGCCACAGACCAGGCTGCCAGGTTCCTCCCTGTGCACAAGGAGACAACAGCTCGGGAGGTGGTGATGCTGTCCCTGCAAATCTTCAACATCAGTGACCCAACAGGCTCCTCCAACTATGCCTTGTATGAAGTATCTGTCACTGAAGAAGGAATTACCAAGACAAAGCGCTTGCCTGACTCAATGCAGAACTTGGCAGAGAGAATAG CACTGAACAGCAGGTACTACCTGAGGAACATCACTATGTCCCAGACCAGCATCGCTGAGGATGTGGTGAACGAGCTGGTGCGGGAGTCGACCGTCTGCTTCCTGCAACTCAATTCAGTGGACTTGGCCATCCAACTCACCCTCGAGGACTACACCATATTCCGTCAGATAGAGCTTACCGAGTACATCGACGACCTTTTCAACCTCAAGTCCAACTATGGAATCCCAGCTCTGTCTCGTTTCCGTGAG CTTGTGAACCGGGAAATGTTCTGGGTGGTGAATGAAGTCTGCTCAGAACACAATCTAGTCAAAAGATCCAAGATTATCAAGCAGTTCATCAAAGTTGCAC GGCAATGCAAGGAATGCAAAAACTTCAACTCAATGTTTGCCATACTGTCTGGTCTGGGCCATGGGTCAGTGTCAAGACTAAAGCAGACATGGGAGAGGCTGCCGTCTAAGTACCAGCGGATGTACCAAGAGATGCAGGAGCTAATGGATCCCTCAAGAAACATGAGCAAATACCGTAACCTTGTCCAGAATGAAAATATTCAGTCTCCGATT ATTCCATTCTACCCAGTCGTCAACAAAGACTTGACTTTCACTCATGAAGGAAATGATGACAAGATTGAAGGACTCATCAACTTTGAAAAGCTGAGAATGATTTCCCGATATATCCGGGACCTCCAGAACATGTGCTCTGCACCTTAT GACTTGTACAACATCCAGGACCCGGGTGGGCAGCCTCCAAGCACAGCCCTCATCAGCCTCAACCAGATGGGTGCCGGGGGTCACCAGATAGCCACAGTCAAGAGGCGCAAGAAGTCAACAGCTGCCCCTGACAAGAAGAAGATGtatgaggag GCTCAGATGGTGCGGCGCGTCAAGGCTTACCTTGCCCGGCTCAACATTGTGACAGATGAGGATCGGCTACGGGCAATGTCCTATGAGTGTGAGGGCGGCTCAGAGGGGCACAAGCTGGTGGGGGGAGGCAgtggcaacaataacaataataataacaacaacaataataaccacAATCATGGGGGTTCTAACAGTGCTCCCCCCACCAACCCTCCTCCCAGAAGGCGTCCCCATTCCCCtaccccctccaccacctcctccacctcctccacctctcagactTCTGACGGCAAGAAGCAGACGGCAAAGTTTG GAGCCACGTCTCCCCAGTCCATTAGCAAGATGAAGGCCCTGGCAGAGCCCAAGACGAAACCACACCACGGCCCAcgctccacctccacccaccactctctctcccccaccccctcccctgGCCCGCCCCGTAGGGGGTCCACCTCCACCAATAATTCCCGCTCGTCTCATGAGCGCTCCCATTCCGACACCCATGCAGTTCCTGTGGACCTTAGTGCAGAGTCATCCTCTGTCACCTCCCTTTCCAAACTCCATAAATCCCACACTTCAG GTTCCATGGCATCAACAGAGTGCCAAGTAGTCCCTGGTGGGTCTGACTCCGGCATCTCAGCCCATTTTGAtggacactcctcctcctcactggaAGTTGAAGCTGGTGGAGTGCCTAATTATGAATGCTATCCTCACTCCTCCCCACCAGCGCACCACCGCCGCTACTCCCACCAGCCAG AGTCACGGTCGCGGCCACCCTTCCCGCATGCAGTGGCTGTGCTGCCCCATGTCCCGGCAGCAG GCATGGGCAGTGCCCGCCTGCGCCGCGGAGCCTCGGGTGTCCCTCCAGACTACATTGCAACTCAGCTCAGAATGAAGCAGATGGGACGAGCTCTGTCTCATGACGGTGTTCAGTATTACCACCCCACACACCACGATGGTAAGTTCCACACCAAGTATTACCACCCATACCAGTGA
- the LOC123499249 gene encoding rap guanine nucleotide exchange factor 2-like isoform X14, which translates to MWRSNSHDDVLDAKPRYKRYVVVGVKKGSLGRASCSPSSFGKRSGGGGRRTNECLILEPSEMLVIDYPDVQLMRPGQRASCNTMNLEKLMALEQDEITIRPGGRGAPPPPPGHHHQYENDHAHHPHHPHHDAYLPDLVGSAILRGARSRGSVGSSVRDGSDTSSAYSGSDTMCHSLQSSLEPDDVDLSGLTESAVDSDEEDLAESIESLAVRDAVRECLEKDPSERSEDDIKVLLEFTQRLRAFSNMTLAVRKAMCQAMVFAVVDEAGTVLMNHGEELDSWSVIINGHVEVTQPDGLVHELHLGDSFGITPTMEKLYHQGVMRSKVDDCQFVCIRQTDYYRILHQSEENIRRHEENGVLVLVTEQRPIDAGNRKGNIVIKGTSERLMQQLVEVENNVDPTFVEDFLLTHRTFIESPLVVANKLLQWFEDPSLRDRVTRVVLLWVNNHFTDFEMDPAMMNFLEQFEEGLEREKMAGQLRLLDFACATKARARTVTLTRPSRDEILHFSILGGHERGYGIFISKVEKGSKAEDVGLKRGDQILEVNGQSFDRMNHAKALEILRQTCHLSITVKSNLLAFKEMLMTPENSPRPRSRKPSDVHGLADSNNHLSLNSNFASMNISADPNQQSPKDKGKMGNNKGLSVTNKANKIRKKVLESLMQKNSPQDSQANSDDSVSSQSSISGGLYHSHSNPDLSTTGAYEDIRTEFPEHVLKVYRATDQAARFLPVHKETTAREVVMLSLQIFNISDPTGSSNYALYEVSVTEEGITKTKRLPDSMQNLAERIALNSRYYLRNITMSQTSIAEDVVNELVRESTVCFLQLNSVDLAIQLTLEDYTIFRQIELTEYIDDLFNLKSNYGIPALSRFRELVNREMFWVVNEVCSEHNLVKRSKIIKQFIKVARQCKECKNFNSMFAILSGLGHGSVSRLKQTWERLPSKYQRMYQEMQELMDPSRNMSKYRNLVQNENIQSPIIPFYPVVNKDLTFTHEGNDDKIEGLINFEKLRMISRYIRDLQNMCSAPYDLYNIQDPGGQPPSTALISLNQMGAGGHQIATVKRRKKSTAAPDKKKMYEEAQMVRRVKAYLARLNIVTDEDRLRAMSYECEGGSEGHKLVGGGSGNNNNNNNNNNNNHNHGGSNSAPPTNPPPRRRPHSPTPSTTSSTSSTSQTSDGKKQTAKFGATSPQSISKMKALAEPKTKPHHGPRSTSTHHSLSPTPSPGPPRRGSTSTNNSRSSHERSHSDTHAVPVDLSAESSSVTSLSKLHKSHTSGSMASTECQVVPGGSDSGISAHFDGHSSSSLEVEAGGVPNYECYPHSSPPAHHRRYSHQPESRSRPPFPHAVAVLPHVPAAGMGSARLRRGASGVPPDYIATQLRMKQMGRALSHDGVQYYHPTHHDGKFHTKYYHPYQ; encoded by the exons aTTGACTACCCTGACGTGCAGCTGATGCGCCCTGGCCAGCGCGCGTCCTGCAACACCATGAACCTGGAGAAACTGATGGCTCTCGAGCAGGACGAGATCACCATTAGGCCGGGCGGACGCGGGGCTCCTCCGCCGCCacccggccaccaccaccagtatgaGAATGACCAcgcccaccacccccaccatccccaccacgaCGCCTACCTGCCGGACCTGGTGGGCAGCGCCATCCTACGGGGCGCACGGAGTCGAGGCAGCGTGGGGTCGTCGGTGCGCGATGGCTCCGACACCTCGAGTGCTTACTCCGGCTCGGACACCATGTGTCACTCCCTGCAGTCCTCGCTGGAGCCAGACGACGTGGACTTGTCCGGTCTCACCGAGAGTGCCGTGGACTCCGACGAGGAGGACCTGGCGGAGagcattg AGAGCCTAGCAGTGCGGGACGCAGTGAGGGAGTGCCTGGAGAAAGACCCCAGTGAGCGTTCCGAGGACGACATCAAGGTGCTGTTGGAGTTCACACAGCGCCTCAGAGCCTTCTCCAACATGACCTTGGCAGTGAGGAAAGCCATGTGTCAGGCCATG gtgttTGCAGTTGTGGACGAGGCAGGCACGGTGCTCATGAACCACGGGGAGGAGCTGGACTCATGGAGTGTCATCATCAACGGCCACGTGGAGGTGACGCAGCCAGACGGTTTGGTGCACGAGCTGCACCTGGGAGACAG CTTTGGCATCACACCCACAATGGAGAAGCTCTACCACCAGGGGGTCATGCGCTCCAAGGTGGATGACTGCCAGTTTGTGTGCATCCGCCAGACAGACTACTACCGCATCCTGCACCAGTCAGAGGAAAACATCCGTCGCCATGAAGAGAACGgagtgttggtgctggtgacagagcAAAGACCCATTGATGCCGGGAACAGGAAGGGCAACATTGTCATCAAG GGCACATCTGAAAGACTGATGCAGcagctggtggaggtggagaacaATGTGGATCCAACCTTTGTGGAGGATTTCCTTCTGACTCACCGCACCTTCATAGAATCTCCACTTGTTGTGGCTAACAAACTCCTGCAATG GTTTGAGGACCCTTCACTGCGGGACCGAGTGACAAGAGTAGTCCTGCTCTGGGTCAACAATCACTTCACAGACTTTGAAATGGACCCAGCAATGATGAACTTCTTGGAGCAGTTTGAGGAAGGgctggagagggagaagatggcGGGGCAACTACGTCTCCTGGACTTTGCCTGTGCCACCAAAGCCAGAGCCAGGACTGTAACACTCACCAGGCCTTCCAGAGATGAGATCCTCCACTTTTCTATCTTAGGGGGACACGAGAGAGGATACGGAATCTTTATTTCCAAG GTGGAGAAAGGCAGCAAGGCTGAGGACGTTGGATTGAAGCGCGGTGACCAGATCTTGGAGGTGAATGGACAGAGCTTTGATCGCATGAATCATGCCAAGGCCCTTGAGATCCTGCGCCAAACTTGCCACCTCTCCATAACTGTCAAGAGCAACTTATTAG CCTTCAAGGAGATGCTCATGACACCAGAGAACTCCCCAAGGCCTCGCTCCAGGAAGCCTTCAGATGTGCATGGCCTCGCTGATTCCAACAACCACCTCAGCCTCAACTCCAATTTTGCCTCCATGAATATCTCAGCTGACCCCAACCAGCAGTCACCCAAGGACAAGGGCAAGATGGGCAACAACAAGGGTTTGTCTGTCACCAATAAGGCAAATAAGATCAGGAAGAAGGTGCTTGAGTCCCTCATGCAAAAAAATAGTCCTCA GGACTCACAAGCCAATAGTGATGACAGCGTGTCCTCTCAGTCCAGCATAAGTGGCGGCCTCTACCACAGCCACAGCAACCCAGACCTCAGCACCACTGGCGCCTATGAGGACATCAGGACAGAATTCCCTGAGCATGTCTTAAAG GTGTACAGAGCCACAGACCAGGCTGCCAGGTTCCTCCCTGTGCACAAGGAGACAACAGCTCGGGAGGTGGTGATGCTGTCCCTGCAAATCTTCAACATCAGTGACCCAACAGGCTCCTCCAACTATGCCTTGTATGAAGTATCTGTCACTGAAGAAGGAATTACCAAGACAAAGCGCTTGCCTGACTCAATGCAGAACTTGGCAGAGAGAATAG CACTGAACAGCAGGTACTACCTGAGGAACATCACTATGTCCCAGACCAGCATCGCTGAGGATGTGGTGAACGAGCTGGTGCGGGAGTCGACCGTCTGCTTCCTGCAACTCAATTCAGTGGACTTGGCCATCCAACTCACCCTCGAGGACTACACCATATTCCGTCAGATAGAGCTTACCGAGTACATCGACGACCTTTTCAACCTCAAGTCCAACTATGGAATCCCAGCTCTGTCTCGTTTCCGTGAG CTTGTGAACCGGGAAATGTTCTGGGTGGTGAATGAAGTCTGCTCAGAACACAATCTAGTCAAAAGATCCAAGATTATCAAGCAGTTCATCAAAGTTGCAC GGCAATGCAAGGAATGCAAAAACTTCAACTCAATGTTTGCCATACTGTCTGGTCTGGGCCATGGGTCAGTGTCAAGACTAAAGCAGACATGGGAGAGGCTGCCGTCTAAGTACCAGCGGATGTACCAAGAGATGCAGGAGCTAATGGATCCCTCAAGAAACATGAGCAAATACCGTAACCTTGTCCAGAATGAAAATATTCAGTCTCCGATT ATTCCATTCTACCCAGTCGTCAACAAAGACTTGACTTTCACTCATGAAGGAAATGATGACAAGATTGAAGGACTCATCAACTTTGAAAAGCTGAGAATGATTTCCCGATATATCCGGGACCTCCAGAACATGTGCTCTGCACCTTAT GACTTGTACAACATCCAGGACCCGGGTGGGCAGCCTCCAAGCACAGCCCTCATCAGCCTCAACCAGATGGGTGCCGGGGGTCACCAGATAGCCACAGTCAAGAGGCGCAAGAAGTCAACAGCTGCCCCTGACAAGAAGAAGATGtatgaggag GCTCAGATGGTGCGGCGCGTCAAGGCTTACCTTGCCCGGCTCAACATTGTGACAGATGAGGATCGGCTACGGGCAATGTCCTATGAGTGTGAGGGCGGCTCAGAGGGGCACAAGCTGGTGGGGGGAGGCAgtggcaacaataacaataataataacaacaacaataataaccacAATCATGGGGGTTCTAACAGTGCTCCCCCCACCAACCCTCCTCCCAGAAGGCGTCCCCATTCCCCtaccccctccaccacctcctccacctcctccacctctcagactTCTGACGGCAAGAAGCAGACGGCAAAGTTTG GAGCCACGTCTCCCCAGTCCATTAGCAAGATGAAGGCCCTGGCAGAGCCCAAGACGAAACCACACCACGGCCCAcgctccacctccacccaccactctctctcccccaccccctcccctgGCCCGCCCCGTAGGGGGTCCACCTCCACCAATAATTCCCGCTCGTCTCATGAGCGCTCCCATTCCGACACCCATGCAGTTCCTGTGGACCTTAGTGCAGAGTCATCCTCTGTCACCTCCCTTTCCAAACTCCATAAATCCCACACTTCAG GTTCCATGGCATCAACAGAGTGCCAAGTAGTCCCTGGTGGGTCTGACTCCGGCATCTCAGCCCATTTTGAtggacactcctcctcctcactggaAGTTGAAGCTGGTGGAGTGCCTAATTATGAATGCTATCCTCACTCCTCCCCACCAGCGCACCACCGCCGCTACTCCCACCAGCCAG AGTCACGGTCGCGGCCACCCTTCCCGCATGCAGTGGCTGTGCTGCCCCATGTCCCGGCAGCAG GCATGGGCAGTGCCCGCCTGCGCCGCGGAGCCTCGGGTGTCCCTCCAGACTACATTGCAACTCAGCTCAGAATGAAGCAGATGGGACGAGCTCTGTCTCATGACGGTGTTCAGTATTACCACCCCACACACCACGATGGTAAGTTCCACACCAAGTATTACCACCCATACCAGTGA